The Verrucomicrobiota bacterium nucleotide sequence GCATTTCGCCGGTGATGGCAGCTTCATCTGAGAGAATCCGTTCACCCAGTTCAGCCGGCAGCTTGCGTCTGAGGTCTTGAAAATTCGCCGCCAATTCCCTCAGGCGAGCCGGGTCCGTCGTCAGCGCCCGGGTAAACCTGACTAATTGGCCCAGGGGATCAGATTGTTGCGCGATGGCGTCAAGGTTGATGGGTGCGCGGGTGTTGAAGTCGACGCGTTCGATCCAGACCTGACCGAGGTCGTTACCCAGGGCACGCACGTCGGCGATGAATTCGTCCGGTCTGGTGGCCAACGCGCGGTGCGCCTCGCAGGAACCGCGCAGGGTCAACCGGACGGCGAGCAGACGGTCTCCGGAATTCCGAACCGCACGGCCCAGCGCCGCCTGCACCCGGGCCAGCAAATCGTCCGTGGCATTCAGGCCGCTGACGTCGAGATCGCATTCGTACCAGCGCACGACGTCGAGGACCCGATGCTCGATGACGGTTTCATGGTTGTCGTTGACGCTTACCAGCGTGCAGCCCTTTTCACCGGTCTCACGGATGTGGCGACCCTGGAGGTTACCCGGAAACACAATCCAGGGCTCACCGGTGCTGAGCACTTCACGCCGGTGAATGTGACCGAGGGCCCAGTAGCTGTACCCCTTGGCGGCAAGGTCGTTCTGCGAACACGGAGCGTAGTTTTCGTGTCCGGGCCGGCCATCGGCGCTGGTGTGGAGGATACCGATATTGAATAGCCCCTCGAGCGGCGCCGGATAGGAGAGCGAGAGGTTTTCCGTCATGGCCTGGGTGGCAAAACTCCGGCCGTGAAGCGCCACCCCCAGGTGTTCCAACCGCATCGTTTGGGCTTCACGAGCGGCGAAACTGTGCACATTGTCCGGCAGACGAAGCTGGCGCGTGATCTTGCTTTCGGCATCGTGGTTGCCGCGGATCAGGAACACGGCGATTTGCGCCTCCCGCAGCCGCGACATCTGCCGGCTGAAAAACAGGCCGGTGTTGTAATCGTGCCAATCCCCGTCATAGAGGTCACCGGCGATCAAAAGGAAATCGGTCTTTTCCTCCAGGCACAAGTCCACCAGCTTCTCGAACGCTTTGCGGGTCGCGCTGCGCAGGTCATGGACCGGCGCACCTTCGTAGCGCTCAAGTCCACGAAGGGGGCTGTCGAGATGGATGTCGGCCGCGTGGACAAATTTCACACCTCATCTATTTAAACCCTTTTGCCACTGTTGTGCGACACCAGAAGCCGGGGGCAACTCATTTCCTTCACACGGCGGGCACGGCGGAAGAAGTTCGGAGTTCGGGGCTCGGAGTTCGGAGATGTCGTATCACCGGGTCCAATCGTCCGGCGGAACGCGGTGAGGGGACAGAATCAGCCGCAGAACACGCAGAAGAACGCAGAAAAGAGAAAACATCCACAGATTACACAGATTGACACCGATTAAGGTCACACAGTGGGCACGGCGATTTGGCGGGCGCAACGTAAGAGTTCACACGGCGAACACGGCGAGCCACGGCGAACACGGCGGGAAGAGGAGAGAGTTCGGGGTTCGGGGCTCGGAGTTCGGAGGCGCCGTAGAACCAGGTCCGACCTCCCCCGAGGTGCACGCTCACACCGCGAGAAGACGGAATCATCCGCAGAACACG carries:
- a CDS encoding DNA repair exonuclease; amino-acid sequence: MKFVHAADIHLDSPLRGLERYEGAPVHDLRSATRKAFEKLVDLCLEEKTDFLLIAGDLYDGDWHDYNTGLFFSRQMSRLREAQIAVFLIRGNHDAESKITRQLRLPDNVHSFAAREAQTMRLEHLGVALHGRSFATQAMTENLSLSYPAPLEGLFNIGILHTSADGRPGHENYAPCSQNDLAAKGYSYWALGHIHRREVLSTGEPWIVFPGNLQGRHIRETGEKGCTLVSVNDNHETVIEHRVLDVVRWYECDLDVSGLNATDDLLARVQAALGRAVRNSGDRLLAVRLTLRGSCEAHRALATRPDEFIADVRALGNDLGQVWIERVDFNTRAPINLDAIAQQSDPLGQLVRFTRALTTDPARLRELAANFQDLRRKLPAELGERILSDEAAITGEMLGDVEQLLVLHLLAANEPP